The Temnothorax longispinosus isolate EJ_2023e chromosome 4, Tlon_JGU_v1, whole genome shotgun sequence genome has a window encoding:
- the LOC139812397 gene encoding uncharacterized protein isoform X1: MTTTAQQAFRPLFITCFIIGLCVYPLNSPKSRVVYLSILYSAIVWFVYGYLLYGMVSSLSLEALFPFTITLIILEVNIIATITSVIFTIYYNKRIQMCMERLTAVDDTLKELGSPKIYRKMHMLSKRIAIGWIVLSFALNFCDTMSCLIQLREKTTSWKFIVPHMYNYCIHTGALVDLVFITFLWYIGTRFDEVKKHMQNLLVRKEHWLRNTWKKPTIIVHQCTLSTNNCKRVLWSSIHLHLELCRIAREWNLVFGIQMAAETAFYPLFGTSMSFYIYNLLTHKYRNVIPVSVWFRVISWTFVFVGKVYIINYICENVSVKANKIDKIINKLTFRYADVLKEIYQFNLQTMHHPLEFTGMGFFPFGNKFLIKFCVTITTFLIIVIQMSNA; the protein is encoded by the exons ATGACTACTACGGCCCAACAAGCCTTTCGACCTCTTTTTATTACGTGCTTTATTATCGGTTTATGTGTCTATCCATTAAATAGTCCAAAATCTCGAGTTGTATATTTAAGCATTCTATATTCCGCGATAGTGTGGTTTGTTTATGGCTATCTTTTGTACGGCATGGTGAGCTCTCTTTCATTGGAAGCATTATTTCCTTTTACCATTACGTTAATCATTTTGGAAGTCAACATCATTGCGACAATTACATCTGtgatttttactatatattacaataag AGAATTCAAATGTGTATGGAGAGACTTACTGCAGTGGATGATACTTTGAAAGAATTAGGtagtccaaaaatatatcgaaaaatgCATATGTTGTCAAAACGAATAGCAATTGGGTGGATTGTGCTCAGCTTTGCTCTGAATTTTTGCGACACCATGTCATGTCTAATACAGCTGAGAGAAAAAACTACTTCATGGAAATTTATTGTACctcatatgtataattattgtattcatACTGGGGCACTTGTAGATTTAGTGTTTATCACTTTCTTATG GTACATCGGCACGAGGTTTGATGAAGTAAAAAAGCATATGCAAAATCTATTGGTAAGAAAAGAGCATTGGCTAAGGAATACATGGAAGAAACCTACAATAATTGTTCATCAATGTACTTTGAGTACTAATAATTGCAAGCGAGTGTTGTGGAGCTCAAT ACATCTTCATTTAGAACTATGTCGCATTGCACGCGAATGGAATCTGGTGTTTGGAATTCAGATGGCTGCCGAAACAGCGTTTTATCCATTATTTGGGACATCAATGTCCTTCTACATATACAATTTGCTAACGCATAAATATCGAAATGTAATACCAGTGAGCGTATGGTTTCGAGTAATTTCCTGGACGTTTGTCTTTGTAGGAAaagtgtatattataaattacatttgtgAAAATGTCAGTgttaag gctaacaaaattgacaaaataatcaataaattgaCTTTTCGATATGCTGACGTTTTAAAAgag ATTTATCAGTTCAATTTGCAAACAATGCATCATCCGTTGGAGTTTACTGGAATGGGTTTTTTCCCCTTTGGCAACAAATTTCTCATAAAG ttctgCGTAACAATTACAACGTTTTTGATCATCGTTATACAAATGTCGAACGCCTGA